A genomic region of Zea mays cultivar B73 chromosome 6, Zm-B73-REFERENCE-NAM-5.0, whole genome shotgun sequence contains the following coding sequences:
- the LOC103631004 gene encoding F-box protein PP2-A13, giving the protein MRGVLPQEISAAISPLRPAAATSRNLGRDSAYPSRRRHNRPQPRERDPQIERPSPIDFCAPRARGGDGTVLSDLLENCVAEVLLRLDPLEICRMARLSRMFRGAASGDGVWESKLLTNYARLLAVAAAGDGEAGQAVGSAPKAEPLPKKELYARLCRRNRFDDGKKEFWLDKGGGGLCMSISSRALSITGIDDRRYWNFIPSDESRFRTVAYLSQIWWFEVRGEVEFFFPESTYSLFYRIHLGRPFKRNQRSSGRDHQVAYRCPWANTHSQ; this is encoded by the exons ATGCGCGGTGTTCTGCCTCAAGAAATCTCGGCCGCGATATCGCCTCTCCGTCCCGCCGCCGCCACCTCCAGAAATCTCGGTCGCGATAGTGCCTATCCATCCCGCCGCCGCCATAATCGCCCCCAACCTCGCGAACGAGATCCGCAGATTGAGAGGCCTTCACCAATTGATTTCTGCGCGCCTCGGGCCCGGGGAGGTGATGGCACGGTGCTGAGCGACCTGCTGGAGAACTGCGTCGCGGAGGTGCTGCTCAGGCTGGACCCGCTGGAGATCTGCCGGATGGCGCGGCTCAGCCGCATGTTCCGCGGCGCCGCATCCGGGGATGGTGTCTGGGAGTCCAAGCTACTGACGAACTACGCGCGCCTCCTCGCTGTCGCTGCGGCCGGTGATGGGGAAGCGGGGCAGGCCGTCGGGTCTGCGCCGAAGGCGGAGCCGCTGCCCAAGAAGGAACTGTACGCGCGGCTTTGCCGTCGGAACCGTTTCGACGACGGCAAAAAG GAGTTCTGGCTGGACAAGGGTGGCGGAGGTCTATGTATGTCAATTTCTTCAAGGGCGCTTTCAATAACAGGCATTGATGACAGGAGGTATTGGAACTTCATTCCCAGTGATGAATCAAG ATTCCGCACGGTTGCGTACCTCTCGCAAATCTGGTGGTTTGAAGTCAGAGGGGAGGTTGAATTCTTCTTCCCAGAAAGCACGTACAGCCTATTCTACCGCATTCATCTCGGCCGACCATTCAAGCGAAACCAGAGGAGTTCAGGGAGAGATCACCAAGTTGCATATAGGTGTCCATGGGCAAACACCCACTCACAATAA